From a single Lolium rigidum isolate FL_2022 chromosome 7, APGP_CSIRO_Lrig_0.1, whole genome shotgun sequence genomic region:
- the LOC124671082 gene encoding probable ubiquitin-conjugating enzyme E2 23, whose translation MDVVAAASPNIYLQDLVSFGRGILRQGIVIQDATVKNSSLPVDTFEILLIDNSVVYKNARDIRVLDRSHLYAGQVVGSACDITGQIGVVTGVTTLLDLAEVDNRGMATGIIKGVSPSSLRRVRSLNLGDFVVSGPWLGRVVEVSIDVDILFDDGAVCRVNDANVTGGNPRSLFKTARWLNGYWNPRRDVGTVLKVDTSGVLVYWIASMHCGTDKELVEASAPPAYQHPDDLTFFCAACICSWGVADHCFFRAPSSTKTNDDNGDLACAHDQEKEDEDEEEDEEEEDQCSEKNQGVIYADQEAPIAHTVPPTPTKQNAVIFYRKQLRKVFFKGHRRKRHQQIRRHVEVEFPMTVASTITSVDVLWQDGTLQHGIPSANLVPFGMVNEQEFLPGEHVIENGLSFDTAADTNGEHNGATRRVGIVRSLDCKDQTVCVSWFKAEMCNDEAREVECIDTMSAYDLQLNYSPYYGDIVVRLMQSELTNSNVDLSWVGRVADLPDGHVQVRWADGSMSKVSPHEIIVVNEEHYMELWTEMGDWLEDDGIDEEIANTDNDLQNPADYSDVENDDPAETMASHLGLVVQSSHPLTGDMVTNRQPPLSSLVPSSEVHAATEQIAAAVTRNIVDVECHDFATCSCDESFSFPRFDVLQITPEDHHYIDDASKEMQGGSRGKNWAKAVQKEWQILENSCAETIYVQVFEGRMDLLRVVMVGASGTPYHHGLFFFDLQLPSSYPAEPPQVYYHSYGLRLNPNLYESGTVCLSLLNTFDGEGTELWSSVTSSLLQVVVSIQGLVLNDQPYYNEAGYETLVGKPEGRRNALPYSENAYLLSLRTIIHVLRRPPRGFEEFVKDHFRRQGRFVLTTCDACLRGCVVGNAHATEASKEQPCSAGLKLALANMLPILVAAFTEIGAQGCEEFKKLYALSTAH comes from the exons ATGGACGTCGTCGCCGCGGCATCACCAAATATTTACTTGCAAGACCTGGTGAGTTTTGGGCGCGGGATCCTCCGCCAAGGGATAGTCATCCAGGACGCTACGGTGAAGAACAGCTCTCTCCCCGTCGATACCTTCGAGATTCTCCTCATCGACAACTCTGTCGTGTATAAGAACGCTCGGGATATCAGGGTGCTCGACAGAAGCCACCTGTACGCCGGTCAGGTGGTCGGGTCGGCATGCGACATCACCGGCCAAATCGGTGTCGTCACCGGCGTCACCACCCTGCTGGACCTGGCCGAGGTGGATAACCGGGGCATGGCGACCGGGATCATCAAGGGTGTGTCCCCGTCTAGCCTGCGGCGAGTCAGAAGCCTCAATCTTGGGGACTTCGTCGTGTCCGGGCCGTGGCTCGGCCGAGTTGTCGAGGTGTCTATCGATGTCGATATCTTGTTCGACGATGGCGCTGTCTGCAGGGTTAACGACGCAAA CGTCACCGGGGGAAACCCTCGTTCCCTCTTCAAAACCGCACGGTGGCTTAATGGCTACTGGAATCCCCGTCGCGACGTAGGCACCGTCCTCAAGGTGGATACATCCGGCGTTCTCGTCTACTGGATTGCGTCGATGCATTGTGGCACGGACAAGGAGCTCGTCGAGGCATCCGCTCCGCCAGCGTACCAGCATCCCGATGACCTGACCTTCTTCTGCGCCGCGTGCATTTGCAGCTGGGGTGTAGCTGACCATTGCTTCTTTAGAGCCCCTAGTTCCACCAAAACCAACGATGATAATGGCGATCTGGCTTGTGCTCACGATCAAGAgaaagaggatgaggatgaggaagaagatgaggaagaggaagaccaatGCTCTGAAAAAAACCAGGGCGTAATTTATGCTGACCAAGAAGCACCAATTGCTCATACagtaccgcccacgcccacgaagCAGAATGCTGTGATATTTTATCGGAAGCAGTTGAGGAAGgtcttcttcaaggggcacagACGGAAGCGACACCAACAAATAAGGAGGCATGTGGAGGTGGAGTTTCCCATGACCGTCGCTAGCACCATCACCTCTGTCGACGTGCTATGGCAGGACGGCACCCTGCAGCATGGCATACCCTCAGCGAACCTTGTCCCCTTTGGTATGGTGAATGAGCAAGAGTTCTTACCAGGAGAACACGTCATTGAGAACGGTCTTTCTTTTGATACTGCCGCTGATACTAATGGTGAGCACAATGGCGCGACAAGGCGTGTGGGCATAGTCAGGAGCCTAGACTGCAAGGACCAAACGGTGTGTGTGTCATGGTTCAAAGCAGAGATGTGCAATGACGAGGCTAGGGAGGTCGAGTGCATTGATACGATGAGTGCATATGATCTCCAACTGAACTACTCACCCTACTACGGAGATATAGTAGTCCGCCTTATGCAGTCAGAATTAACGAACTCTAATGTTGACCTTTCATGGGTGGGGCGTGTTGCTGACCTTCCTGATGGACATGTTCAAGTCAGGTGGGCTGATGGTAGTATGTCAAAG GTGTCACCACATGAGATCATTGTGGTTAACGAGGAGCACTACATGGAGTTGTGGACTGAAATGGGCGATTGGTTGGAGGATGACGGTATCGATGAAGAGATTGCCAACACG GACAATGATCTGCAGAACCCAGCTGATTATAGCGATGTCGAAAATGACGACCCAGCAGAGACGATGGCAAGCCATTTGGGACTTGTAGTCCAGTCTTCGCATCCATTGACCGGCGACATGGTGACCAATCGCCAGCCGCCGCTGTCATCATTGGTGCCAAGCTCAGAGGTACATGCGGCAACAGAGCAAATCGCTGCTGCCGTGACAAGGAACATTGTGGATGTAGAGTGCCACGATTTTGCAACCTGCTCCTGTGACGAATCGTTCAGCTTCCCACGTTTCGACGTATTGCAGATCACCCCTGAGGATCACCATTACATTGACGACGCAAGCAAG GAAATGCAGGGTGGTAGTCGTGGGAAGAATTGGGCCAAGGCAGTGCAAAAGGAATGGCAAATTCTAGAGAA TTCATGTGCAGAAACCATCTATGTACAAGTGTTCGAGGGCCGCATGGACCTGCTCCGGGTGGTGATGGTGGGCGCAAGCGGGACACCATACCACCATGGGCTCTTCTTCTTTGACTTGCAGCTACCATCATCCTACCCGGCTGAGCCACCCCAAGTGTATTACCACTCCTATGGCCTACGCCTCAATCCAAACCTCTACGAGTCTGGTACTGTGTGTCTCAGCCTGCTAAACACTTTTGATGGTGAGGGCACCGAGCTTTGGTCGTCGGTAACATCAAGCCTCCTCCAAGTTGTTGTCTCCATCCAAGGCCTCGTCCTCAACGACCAACCATACTACAACGAGGCCGGATATGAGACCCTAGTCGGCAAACCAGAGGGTCGTCGCAATGCGCTGCCCTACAGTGAGAATGCTTACCTGCTCAGCCTTCGGACCATAATCCATGTGTTGCGCCGGCCGCCTCGGGGATTTGAGGAATTTGTCAAGGACCACTTTCGTCGACAGGGAAGGTTTGTGCTCACGACATGTGATGCGTGCCTGCGGGGATGCGTTGTCGGTAATGCCCATGCCACCGAAGCGAGTAAGGAACAGCCATGCTCAGCTGGGTTAAAGCTTGCGCTCGCCAACATGTTGCCTATCCTCGTGGCAGCTTTCACAGAGATCGGCGCCCAAGGGTGCGAAGAGTTTAAGAAGTTATATGCTCTCAGCACTGCTCACTAG